The window TGGCGATCCCGAAGGCCTCGCGCAACGTCAATGCCGCCAAGCTGATGCTCGACTACGTTATCTCCGAGGAGGGACAGCGCGCGTTCGGACGTGGAGGGCTCACCCCCGCCCGCCCCGGTATCAAGCCCGGCGACGGCATCCGCCATACCTATTCGTCAATTGCCGAGGCGGTCGGCGAGCAGAACATCGTCTATATCGGCTACGACCCCGACGCCCTGCGGGACTACGACACCTTCCTGGCGCGGTGGAAGCAGACTTTCAATGTCGCCTGAGACCACCGCAGGCACGTTCGCGCCCGCGCAGCCGGATGCACTGCCCACGCCGTTGCCTGGCCGCGACACCGCCATTCAGTACGGCATGGCGGTGCTCACTGTCGTGCTGGTCGCCGCACCTCTGGTGCCGGTGCTCTATCAGTCGCTGCTGGACCGCGCGCTTTACGATGCGGGCCAGCAGTTCACCCTGGCCAATTTCGGACGGCTGTTCCGCGCCGACGGCTTTGGCCTGGTGATCTGGAACACCGTGGTTTTCGCCACCCTCACCACGCTGATTTCCCAGATCCTCGGCACCCTCGCCGCGGTTTTGTTCGGCCGCACCGACATGCCCGCCGCACGGCTGTTCGGCGAATTGTTCCTGTGGCCGATTTATCTGTCGGCGCTGGTACTGTCGTTTGGCTGGTACACGATCTACGGACCCGCGGGTTATTTGACACTGCTGATGCAGGACCTGTTCGACGGCGCGCCGTGGAATCTCTACACCCTGCCCGGCATGGCGATGATCGCCGGCGTCTCGCAGGCGCCGGTCGCCTACATCTACTGCATGTCCTCGGCGACCATCACCGATCCCTCGCTGGAGGAAGCGGCGCGGGTCGCCGGCGCCGGCACGTTCCGGACGCTCTGGCGGATCACCCTGCCGCTACTGCTGCCCGCGATTGCCTACAGCGCCGTGTTGAATTTCACAGTCGGCCTGGAATTGCTGGCCATCCCGCTGGTGTTCGGCGATCCCGCCGGCATCACCGTGCTGACCACCTTCCTCTACAACAACGGCGTCGCGTCGGCGCGCCCCGATCATGGACTGGTCGCGACTGCTGCGGTGCTGATGCTGGTCGTGGTTTGCGCGCTGGTCTGGCTGCAGGGTCGGCTGCTCGGCAATACCAGACGCTTCGTCACCCTCGGCGGCAAGGCCACCCGCCCGCGGCCGTTCCAGCTCGACACCTTGCGCTGGCCGCTCTGTCTGGTCTCGGCGATCTACATCCTGGCGACGGTGGTCGCGCCGATCGGGGCGCTGTTGCTGCGCGCCTTCACCAGCCTGCTGTCCCCGATGGTGCCGCTTGCCGAGGTGCTGACGCTGGGCAACTTCGCCAGCATGCTCGAGTACCCGATTTATCTGCGCTCGATCTGGAACTCGTTCCTGGTCAGCGCCATCGGCGGCGTGCTGGCAACGGCGCTGATCGCGCTGATAGCCGTCATCGTGCTGCGCTCGGATTTCCGCTGGCGCAATCAGCTGCATTACGTCGCGCTGTTTCCCCGCGCCGTGCCCGGCGTCGTCGCCGGCATCGGCTTCTTCTACGCCTTTGCGCTGGTGCCCGGCCTCGGCGGCGTGCGCAACACCATCTGGATCCTGATCATCGCCTTCACCATGCATTACATCCCCGTCGGTCTCGGCGCGGTGGCGCCGATACTGATGCAGATGAGCGGCGATCTCGACCGCGCCGCCCGCGTCCAGGGCGCGGACTGGTGGACGACCAGCCGCCGCATCGTCTTGCCTTTGATGCGGCCGGCACTGGTGGCCTGCTTCACCATCCTCTTCATCACCTTCTTCAAGGAATACACCACGGCGATTTTCCTGTTCGCGCCCGGCAGCGAGGTGATCGGCACCACGCTGCTGCAGGCCTGGACCCAGGGCGAAGTCGGCCTGGTGTCGGCGCTGGCAACGCTGCAGGTGCTGGTGATCGGCACCTGCGTCACGGTGGCGCGTTTGATCTTCGGAGTGAGACTCCATGGCTGAGTTGCTGATCGAAAACCTGCACAAGCACTTCGGTGCCTTCCGCGCCGTTGACGACGTCAATATCCGTGTGGCGGATGGCGAGTTCGTCACCCTGCTGGGGCCGTCCGGCTGCGGCAAGTCGACCACGCTCGGCGCCATCGCGGGACTGGATCGGCCGACCGGCGGGCGCATCCGTGTCGGCGACAAGACCTATTTCGACGGCGACACCGGCGTTTTCCTGCCGCCCGAGGCGCGCAATTGCGGGCTGGTGTTCCAGAGTTACGCGTTGTGGCCGCACATGACGGTTTATAACAACGTCGTCTTTCCGCTGACGCTGCGTAAAGTCTCAGCCAGCGATCGCAAACGGCGGGTGGAAGAAGCGCTGGCGCTGGTCGAGATGGAGCGATTTCAGGATCGTTATCCGCACCAGTTGTCCGGCGGCCAGCAGCAGCGCGTCGCGCTGGCACGCACCCTGGTCTATCGGCCGGAAATCCTGCTGCTCGACGAGCCGCTGTCCAACCTCGACGCCAAACTGCGCGACCGCGCCCGCACATGGCTCGCCGAATTGCGCACCCGCCTCGGCCTCACCACCATCTATGTCACCCACGATCAGGTCGAGGCGCTGGCGCTGTCGGACCGGATCGTGGTGATGAACGGCGGCCGCATCACCCAGATCGGCACGCCGCAGGAGATCTACGAACATCCGGCCGACAGCTTCGTTGCCGACTTCATCGGCACCACCAATTTCCTGGCCGGCGAAGTCAGCGACACGCCGCAGGCGAATGGACAGACCAATGTCAATCTCGCGGACGGACAGCGCGTCACCATCCAGTCCGAACGCCGCCCGGCGCGCGGCGACAAGGTCACCGTCGGCTATCGGCCCGAACAGATTCGTCTCGCCACTGAGGGTGAGACCACAACGGACGGCTCGATCGTCGCCGCCAATGTGGTCAGCCATTCCTATGTCGGCGGCCGCTGGCAGATCGGCCTCGATCTCGGCGGCAACCAGATCCGCATTGAAACCCCGCATGCCATCACTGACCGCAGGTTGCGCCTGTGGCTGCCGATTGTCGGCGGCATTCTCTTTCCAGGAAATGCTCAAGGAAATATCCATGCCCAAGCCCACTGATGCCGCACCATCCGGGACCGGCCTGCCGCGCGCCGATTATGCGCCCGGCGCGCGCGGCCCCCTGAGCGGGCTGCGCATCATCGATCTCTCGCGCCTGGTCGCCGGCAATCTCCTGACACAACATCTTGCGGACTTCGGCGCCGACGTGATCAAGGTCGAGCCTCGCGAGGGCGACACACTGCGCGGCTGGCGCATCAACAATGTCGAGACCACCTGGAAAGTGCACTCGCGCAACAAGCGCAGCCTGTGCATCGAATTCCGCCACGACGACGCCGTGCCGCTGATCCGCAAAATGATCCCGGGCGCCGCAATGCTGGTGGAAAGTTTCCGGCCCGGCACCCTGGAGCAGATGGGCCTTGCGCCGGATGAACTGCTGCGCCTCGAACCGAAACTGGTGATCGTGCGCATCTCCGGCTGGGGGCAGACCGGGCCCTACCATCGCCGTCCCGGCTTCGGCACCCTGGTCGAGGGCTTCTCTGGTTTTGCCGAGATGAACGGCTTTGCCGACCGCGAACCGGTGCTGCCGCCAATGTATCTGGCGGACGCGCTGTCGGGCCTCACCGGCGCCTTCGCCGCCATGGCGGCGCTGCGCGAGGTCGAAGTCAATGGCGGACGCGGCCAGGTCGTCGACCTGCCGCTGCTCGATCCGATCTTCAATTCGCTGGGGCCGCAGGCCGCCAACTACCGCCTCACCGGCAAGATCAAGCCGCGCAGCGGCAGCCGCTCCAGCGGCTCGGTGCCGCGCAACGTCTATCGCACCCTCGACGGCGGCTGGGTTTGTCTCTCGGCCTCGACCCAGGGCATGGCCATGCGCGTGCTGCGCTCCATCGGACGCGGCGAGTTGTGCGAAGACCCGCGCTTCAAGACCAACGAGCAGCGCCTCGTCCATGTCGAAGAGCTCGACCGGATTATCGGCGAATTCATCGCCACCCGCACGGTGGACGACAACGTCGCGTTCTTCGAAGCCGCCGAAGTCACCATCGGTCCGGTCAACGACATCGCGCGGCTGATGAATGATCGCCATGTGCAGGCCCGTGCCCTGCTCGCCGACTATCCCGACGAGGACATGGGCACGTTCCCGATGCACGCGGTGCCGGCCCGCCTGTCCGAGACGCCTGGCACCATCCGCACGCCGGCGCCGCGCCTGGGACAGCACACCCGCGACATTCTGGCGGAAGCCGGGTTGACCGACGACGACATCAATGCCGCGCTCGCCTCGGGCCTGGCCAAGGAGAAGACCCCATGACAAAACCAACAAAATTCCCGGTCTGGCGCTCCGCGCTGTTCGTTCCCGCCAATGTCGAACGTTTTGTCGCAAAGGCGACCGACCGCGGCGCCGACGCGCTGATCATCGATCTCGAGGACAGCATCCCCCTGGCGCAGAAGGACGCCGCCCGCGCTTTGGTGCCCGGCATCGTCAAGCGTTTCCGCGACACCGGCCGTTCGGACGTGATGGTGCGGATCAACCAGCCGCTGGAGCTGGCCGTGCGCGACCTCGAAGCCGCCGTTATCGACGGTGTCGATGCCATCAAGATCACCAAGGTGGAAGGTCCGGAGCACCTGCGCCTGCTCGATGAGATGGTGACCCGGCTGGAAGTGAGCCGCGGACTGCCTGCCGGAAAGATCTGGTTCATCGGACTGATCGAAGCCCCTGGACCGCTGGCCAGGGCCCATGAGATCGCGCGCTCAACGCCAAGGCTCGCCGGCATCTCGCTGGGTGCGGAGGACTACGCCACCGCTATCGGCGCCAAGCCGTCGGAAGACACCATGCTGATGCCCAAACAGCAGATCGTGCAGGCCGCCTGCGCCGCCGGCATCCTGCCGCTCGGCACCATCGGTTCAGTGGCTGACTTCGCCGACCTCGACGGTTATGCTCGCATCGTGCGCCGCTCGGCGGACTTCGGTTTTGTCGGCTCCGCCTGCATCCATCCGTCGCTGGTCCCGATCCTCAACGCCGGCTTCAGTCCATCGTCCAAGGAGATTGAGGATGCCGAACGCATCGTGACCCTCGACAGGCAGGCCGCTGCCGAAGGCCGCGGCTCCTTCGCCATCGACGGCAAGATGATCGATATCCCGATCGTGCAGCGCGCCGAAGCCCTGCTCGCCCGCGCGGCTGCCATCGCCGCGCGCGGGTGATACGGACAGCGTTCACGGGTAAGGCGGCAGCAATCCGCCGGCGGTGAAACCGCCGTCGACCGCCAGGATCTGTCCGGTGACGAAACTCGACTTGCTGCTATCCAGCAGGAAGGATGCTGCACCCGCGATCTCTTCCGGCGCCGCGTAACGCCGCTGCGGCACCTGCTGCAGCCAGCCGGCACGCACGGCGTCATTGTGCATTTCCTTGACCATCGGCGTCTCGATTGGTCCCGGCGCGATCGCGTTGACGCGGATGTTGTCGGGCGCAAGCTCGCAGGCCATCACCTGGGTCAGCGTCACCACGCCGCCCTTGGAGGCGCCGTACGCCGAGCGGCCGATATTGCCGCGCAGGCCCGAGACCGAGGCGATGTTGACAATCGCGCCGCCACCATGGGCTTTCATCAGGCGCCCCACCTCGCGCGACACCGCAAAGGTTCCGACCAGGTTGATATCCAGGATCTTGCGGAACAGTTGCACGCTGGTGTCGAAAAACGGCACGTCGCGGCCGATGCCGGCGGAATTGACCAGCCCCCGCACCTCGCCGAATTTGTCCTCGCACCCCTTCAGTCCGGCGATCACGCTGGCTTCGTCCGCTACGTCCATCTGGACGAATTTCACAGCATCGCCGCCGCGCGGCTCCAGCCGGGTGCGTGCCGCCTGCAGGGCGTCGGCCGACAGATCCGCAACCAGCAGTTTCCAGCCTTCGCCGATTAGCGCCTCCGCGATTGCGAGCCCGATGCCGGATCCGCCGCCTGTGACAACTGCAACACCTCGATCTGCCATTTTGGTCCTCATTTGTTTTTGCTTGTGGCGCACCATTTTGAACTGGCCGGACGCTGGCACGGTTCGGCTGGTGACAAAAGCCGCTGACTCGGTCGCCGTCTTGGGTTATAGGCCTCGTACTTTAGTCGGCAGTGCTTCGGCCTGCAAAATGCATCAAGAAAAGCCTGATGACCTGCCCAAACCGGGTCATTATGATAGTGGACGTGATTGTCCAACAAGAAACGTCTGGTCCAAGGGAGAACGTCCAATGAACTTTTCGCGTCGCGCCTTGCTGAAGGCATCCGCAGCCGTGACCGTCGCGGGGGGTGTCGGAGCGCCGTTCGTCGCGCGTGCGCAGCAGGCCGAGTTCACCTACAAGTTCGCCAACAACCTCCCCGATGTGCACCCCCTGAACGTCCGCGCCAAAGAAATGTCGGCGGCGATCAAGACCGAGACCAACGGCCGTTTCGACCTGCAGATTTTCCCGAACAACCAGCTCGGGTCCGACACCGACATGCTGAGCCAGATCCGCTCCGGCGGCGTCGAGTTCTTCACCCTGTCCGGCCTGATTCTCGCGACCCTGGTGCCGGCGGCTTCGATCAACGGCATCGGTTTCGCGTTCCCGAACTATGAATCGGTCTGGAAGGCTATGGACGGCGATCTCGGCGCCTATGTGCGCGGTGAAATCGCCAAGGCCAATCTCGTGGTGCTGGACAAGATCTGGGACAACGGCTTCCGCCAGACGACGTCGTCGACCAAGCCGATCACCGGCCCCGACGATTTCAAGGGCTTCAAGATCCGCGTGCCGGTGTCGCCGCTGTGGACCTCGATGTTCAAGGCGTTCGATGCGGCGCCGGCGTCCATCAATTTCAGCGAAGTCTATTCGGCGCTGCAGACCAAGGTGGTCGAGGGCCAGGAAAATCCGCTGGCGCTGATCGCCACCGCCAAACTCTACGAAGTGCAGAAATACTGCTCACTGACCAACCACATGTGGGACGGCTTCTGGTATCTCGCCAATCGCCGCGCCTGGGAGAAGCTGCCCGAGGATGTGCGCACCATCGTGGCAAAGAATATCAATGCCGCCGCCGTCAAGGAGCGTGGCGACACCGAGAAGCTCAACGTCACCACCCGCGACGAGCTCGCCGCCAAGGGCCTGATCATCAATCAGCCCGACGTGGCGCCGTTCCGCGACAAGTTGCGCAAGGCCGGCTTCTACGCCGAATGGAAGGGCAAGTACGGCGACCAGGCCTGGGATCTGCTCGAGAAGTCCGTCGGCAAGCTGGCGTAAGCCGTGCAGATCGCGGACGCCGGCCCCAAGGGGCACGGACTGGGCAGCGCAACGGATGGTGGAGAGGCCGCCGGCCTCTCCCGCCCGTGGCTGACGACAGTGGAGAAAATCTTCACCGCGCTGGTGGAGATTCCCGCGGCCCTGCTGGTGACCGCCGAGATCATCATCCTGTTCATGGGTGTGGTGGCGCGTTACGGCTTTCGCAGCCCGCTGATCTGGTCGGACGAACTCGCCTCGATCCTGTTCCTGTGGCTGGCGATGCTGGGCGCCGCCATCGCCTTTCGCCGCGCCGAACACATGCGGATGACGGCGCTGGTGTCCCAGGCCACCCCCGAGCGGCGTGCCTTTCTCGACATGGTCGGCACCTGCGCGGCGCTGGCCTTTCTGCTGCTGATCGCCTGGCCGTCGTTCGAATACGCCTACGAAGAAAGCTATATCACCACCCCGGCGCTGCAGATTGCCAACAGCTTTCGCGCCGCCGCCTTGCCGGTCGGAATCGTCTTGATGGCGATCTTCGCACTGCTGCGGCTCGCCCGGGTGGGGCAGCTGCGCACCCTGCTGCTCGCAGCATCGACAGTCGTCGCCATCATGGCGGTGTTCTGGCTGGCGCAGCCGTGGCTGCGACAACTCGGCAATCTCAACCTGATCATCTTCTTTGTCGGCGTGGTCGGGCTCTGCGTCTTCGCCGCCATTCCGATTGCGTTCGCGTTCGGCTTGTCGATCTTCGGTTATCTGGTGCTGACCACGAATACACCGCTGCTGGTACTGGTCGGGCGCATGGACGAGGGCATGAGCCATCTGATCCTGCTGTCGGTGCCGCTGTTTGTGTTCCTCGGCCTCCTGATCGAAATGACCGGCATGGCGCGCGCCATGGTGGCGTTCCTGGCCAGCCTGCTCGGTCATGTGCGCGGCGGGCTGCATTATGTGCTGCTGGGCGCGATGTATCTGGTCTCCGGCATCTCCGGCTCCAAGGCCGCCGACATGGCGGCCGTGGCGCCGGTGCTGTTTCCGGAAATGAAAGCCCGCGGCGCCAAGCCTGGCGATCTGGTGGCGCTCTTGGCCGCAACCGGCGCGCAGACCGAAACCATTCCGCCGAGCCTGGTGCTGATCACGATCGGATCCGTCACCGGCGTTTCGATCTCCGCATTGTTCACTGGCGGCCTGCTGCCGGGCGTCGTGCTCGCTTTGACGCTCTCGGCCCTGGTGTGGTGGCGTTACCGCAACGAGGACCTGCGCCACGTCAGGAGGGCGACGCCCGGCGAGGTCGGCCGCACCTTCATCATTGCCCTGCCCGCGATCGCGCTGCCGTTCGTGATCCGCGCCGCGGTGGTCGAGGGCATCGCGACCGCGACCGAGGTCTCCACCATCGGCATCGTCTACGCCATCCTTGCGGGCCTTCTGATCTATCGCCGGTTCGACTGGCAGCGGCTGAAGCCGATGCTGCTGGACACCGCGTGCCTGTCGGGCGCGATCCTGCTGATCATCGGCACCGCCACCGGAATGGCCTGGGGGCTCACCCAGTCCGGTTTCTCGCGCTCGCTGGCCGCCACCATGGCCGGCCTGCCCGGCGGCTCGCTGACCTTCATCGCCGTGTCGATCGTCGCCTTCATCATCCTGGGCAGCGTGCTGGAAGGCATCCCGGCCATCGTGCTGTTCGGCCCGCTGCTGTTCCCGATCGCCCGGACCGTCGGGGTGCATGAGGTGCACTATGCGATGATCGTGATCCTGGCGATGGGCATCGGGCTGTTCGCGCCGCCGTTCGGGGTCGGCTATTATGCCGCCTGCGCCATCGGGCGCGTCGACCCGGCGGAGGGCATCCGGCCAATCTGGGGCTACATGCTGGCGCTGTTCCTGGGCCTGATTATCGTGGCGGCGATCCCGTGGATCTCGATCGGATTCCTGTAAGAAATACCCAATTGGAAGCAGGATATTGGAGGATTTTTCCAAATGCCGGCTTGGAAAACCAGCACAAGCCTCTGAGCGTTGAATATTCAGTCGGAAGTTGCTGAAAAAGAAGCGATTCGTCGAACCAACCGGGTGATGTCATGAGCGATTCGCAGGATCAGTACAGCGTCGGCCTGGACAAGACGCCGGCCAATTATGTGCCGCTGTCCCCGATCAGTTTCCTGGCGCGGTCGGCTGCGGTCTACCCGAACCTGACCAGCGTGGTCTATGAGGGCCGCAGCTTTACCTGGGCGCAGACGCTCGAACGCTGTCGC is drawn from Bradyrhizobium prioriisuperbiae and contains these coding sequences:
- a CDS encoding iron ABC transporter permease encodes the protein MSPETTAGTFAPAQPDALPTPLPGRDTAIQYGMAVLTVVLVAAPLVPVLYQSLLDRALYDAGQQFTLANFGRLFRADGFGLVIWNTVVFATLTTLISQILGTLAAVLFGRTDMPAARLFGELFLWPIYLSALVLSFGWYTIYGPAGYLTLLMQDLFDGAPWNLYTLPGMAMIAGVSQAPVAYIYCMSSATITDPSLEEAARVAGAGTFRTLWRITLPLLLPAIAYSAVLNFTVGLELLAIPLVFGDPAGITVLTTFLYNNGVASARPDHGLVATAAVLMLVVVCALVWLQGRLLGNTRRFVTLGGKATRPRPFQLDTLRWPLCLVSAIYILATVVAPIGALLLRAFTSLLSPMVPLAEVLTLGNFASMLEYPIYLRSIWNSFLVSAIGGVLATALIALIAVIVLRSDFRWRNQLHYVALFPRAVPGVVAGIGFFYAFALVPGLGGVRNTIWILIIAFTMHYIPVGLGAVAPILMQMSGDLDRAARVQGADWWTTSRRIVLPLMRPALVACFTILFITFFKEYTTAIFLFAPGSEVIGTTLLQAWTQGEVGLVSALATLQVLVIGTCVTVARLIFGVRLHG
- a CDS encoding TRAP transporter large permease subunit; protein product: MTTVEKIFTALVEIPAALLVTAEIIILFMGVVARYGFRSPLIWSDELASILFLWLAMLGAAIAFRRAEHMRMTALVSQATPERRAFLDMVGTCAALAFLLLIAWPSFEYAYEESYITTPALQIANSFRAAALPVGIVLMAIFALLRLARVGQLRTLLLAASTVVAIMAVFWLAQPWLRQLGNLNLIIFFVGVVGLCVFAAIPIAFAFGLSIFGYLVLTTNTPLLVLVGRMDEGMSHLILLSVPLFVFLGLLIEMTGMARAMVAFLASLLGHVRGGLHYVLLGAMYLVSGISGSKAADMAAVAPVLFPEMKARGAKPGDLVALLAATGAQTETIPPSLVLITIGSVTGVSISALFTGGLLPGVVLALTLSALVWWRYRNEDLRHVRRATPGEVGRTFIIALPAIALPFVIRAAVVEGIATATEVSTIGIVYAILAGLLIYRRFDWQRLKPMLLDTACLSGAILLIIGTATGMAWGLTQSGFSRSLAATMAGLPGGSLTFIAVSIVAFIILGSVLEGIPAIVLFGPLLFPIARTVGVHEVHYAMIVILAMGIGLFAPPFGVGYYAACAIGRVDPAEGIRPIWGYMLALFLGLIIVAAIPWISIGFL
- a CDS encoding CoA ester lyase — translated: MTKPTKFPVWRSALFVPANVERFVAKATDRGADALIIDLEDSIPLAQKDAARALVPGIVKRFRDTGRSDVMVRINQPLELAVRDLEAAVIDGVDAIKITKVEGPEHLRLLDEMVTRLEVSRGLPAGKIWFIGLIEAPGPLARAHEIARSTPRLAGISLGAEDYATAIGAKPSEDTMLMPKQQIVQAACAAGILPLGTIGSVADFADLDGYARIVRRSADFGFVGSACIHPSLVPILNAGFSPSSKEIEDAERIVTLDRQAAAEGRGSFAIDGKMIDIPIVQRAEALLARAAAIAARG
- a CDS encoding SDR family oxidoreductase; this encodes MADRGVAVVTGGGSGIGLAIAEALIGEGWKLLVADLSADALQAARTRLEPRGGDAVKFVQMDVADEASVIAGLKGCEDKFGEVRGLVNSAGIGRDVPFFDTSVQLFRKILDINLVGTFAVSREVGRLMKAHGGGAIVNIASVSGLRGNIGRSAYGASKGGVVTLTQVMACELAPDNIRVNAIAPGPIETPMVKEMHNDAVRAGWLQQVPQRRYAAPEEIAGAASFLLDSSKSSFVTGQILAVDGGFTAGGLLPPYP
- a CDS encoding ABC transporter ATP-binding protein, producing the protein MAELLIENLHKHFGAFRAVDDVNIRVADGEFVTLLGPSGCGKSTTLGAIAGLDRPTGGRIRVGDKTYFDGDTGVFLPPEARNCGLVFQSYALWPHMTVYNNVVFPLTLRKVSASDRKRRVEEALALVEMERFQDRYPHQLSGGQQQRVALARTLVYRPEILLLDEPLSNLDAKLRDRARTWLAELRTRLGLTTIYVTHDQVEALALSDRIVVMNGGRITQIGTPQEIYEHPADSFVADFIGTTNFLAGEVSDTPQANGQTNVNLADGQRVTIQSERRPARGDKVTVGYRPEQIRLATEGETTTDGSIVAANVVSHSYVGGRWQIGLDLGGNQIRIETPHAITDRRLRLWLPIVGGILFPGNAQGNIHAQAH
- a CDS encoding TRAP transporter substrate-binding protein, translating into MNFSRRALLKASAAVTVAGGVGAPFVARAQQAEFTYKFANNLPDVHPLNVRAKEMSAAIKTETNGRFDLQIFPNNQLGSDTDMLSQIRSGGVEFFTLSGLILATLVPAASINGIGFAFPNYESVWKAMDGDLGAYVRGEIAKANLVVLDKIWDNGFRQTTSSTKPITGPDDFKGFKIRVPVSPLWTSMFKAFDAAPASINFSEVYSALQTKVVEGQENPLALIATAKLYEVQKYCSLTNHMWDGFWYLANRRAWEKLPEDVRTIVAKNINAAAVKERGDTEKLNVTTRDELAAKGLIINQPDVAPFRDKLRKAGFYAEWKGKYGDQAWDLLEKSVGKLA
- a CDS encoding CoA transferase, with amino-acid sequence MPKPTDAAPSGTGLPRADYAPGARGPLSGLRIIDLSRLVAGNLLTQHLADFGADVIKVEPREGDTLRGWRINNVETTWKVHSRNKRSLCIEFRHDDAVPLIRKMIPGAAMLVESFRPGTLEQMGLAPDELLRLEPKLVIVRISGWGQTGPYHRRPGFGTLVEGFSGFAEMNGFADREPVLPPMYLADALSGLTGAFAAMAALREVEVNGGRGQVVDLPLLDPIFNSLGPQAANYRLTGKIKPRSGSRSSGSVPRNVYRTLDGGWVCLSASTQGMAMRVLRSIGRGELCEDPRFKTNEQRLVHVEELDRIIGEFIATRTVDDNVAFFEAAEVTIGPVNDIARLMNDRHVQARALLADYPDEDMGTFPMHAVPARLSETPGTIRTPAPRLGQHTRDILAEAGLTDDDINAALASGLAKEKTP